In the Tessaracoccus lacteus genome, TTGGGCTCGACGCCGTCGTGACGGAGCATCAGGGCTCCGTTGATGCCGGCCTCCTCCTCCTGGCCGGCGATGGCACCGAAGTAGGGCTGGCCCGCGTAGTCGGTGTAGTCCTCGTAGGTCCAACCGAAGACTGTCGCGTAGAACGCCTTGGCCCGATCCATGTCGTCGACATGGATCTCGAAGTGGATGGGCTTGGGCATGGGATCCTCCTGGGGTGGGCTGCAGACAGCCTGTCATGCGGCCCGTCCAGGGCGAGGATCTCCACAGAGGTGACTTTGAGTTCCTTCTCGTTAGTTACATAACAGCATTACTAGTAGGGGCTGTGGATGCTGTGGATAATCGGCGAAAGAGCTTGTCATCTCGTCAAGGAGGCTGTTGGCGGGCTGTGGACAGCTCGGCAGTGATCCGGGGAGGACATGTGGACTACTCGGAGGCCGAAAGTTATCCACAGGCCAGTCCCCAGATGTGAGGCACGGGTTGCCCCCAGCCTCTGTGGATAACTTTCACCCCGGTTCCCTGAGCTCGTCTCCCGGTTCCCTGAGCTCTCCACCCCGGTTCCTGAGCTCGTCTCCCGGTTCCCTGAGCTTGTCGAAGGGCGCCGAGCGGAGCGAGGCGATGGACTGGCGGGCAGGTTGGGACCCTTCGCTGCGCTCAGGGCGTGTCGAAGTGCTCGTGCTGAGCGTGTCGAAGTGCTCAACGACCCGGAGACGCAGACAGACCGCGGGGGCTACCCCGCGGCCTGTGGACAGCTTGCGTCTACGACTGCTT is a window encoding:
- a CDS encoding VOC family protein, with protein sequence MPKPIHFEIHVDDMDRAKAFYATVFGWTYEDYTDYAGQPYFGAIAGQEEEAGINGALMLRHDGVEPNGSVNGAVLTMGTDDFDATAEKVLAAGGSVALPKAALPGMAWQGYFLDTEGNVFGVHQPDENAA